From a single Rosa rugosa chromosome 7, drRosRugo1.1, whole genome shotgun sequence genomic region:
- the LOC133719959 gene encoding ribonuclease S-7-like: protein MKTPAVCLIFLLSVILFKGSRAEPYEYLQFVLQYARGYCVNVKKCIPRASLPAKFTVHGIWPTNISKTVIECTAAEKLHSFNRTLITPSLETDLLQSWPSVRTDKDNMTFWKHEYNTHGSCTAPAITQTAYFERAHKFWKEYDLYSVLEQKKSSRGRLDGIHWLIFKQPSSPRLVPTKYLSSCARRPH, encoded by the exons atgaaaacaccAGCAGTCTGTCTtattttcttgctctctgttaTTCTGTTCAAGGGTTCCCGTGCAGAGCCATACGAATACCTACAGTTTGTCTTGCAATACGCTAGAGGTTACTGTGTTAACGTCAAGAAATGTATTCCACGGGCGAGCTTGCCGGCCAAATTCACGGTTCATGGAATTTGGCCCACGAATATTTCCAAGACGGTGATCGAGTGTACAGCTGCCGAGAAACTACACTCGTTCAACAGAACACTg atAACACCGTCGCTGGAAACCGATCTTCTCCAATCTTGGCCCAGCGTCCGGACAGATAAAGATAATATGACTTTTTGGAAACACGAATATAATACACATGGGTCCTGTACTGCACCAGCTATCACTCAGACAGCGTATTTTGAGAGAGCTCACAAGTTCTGGAAGGAGTATGATCTCTATTCTGTTTtggaacaaaaaaaatcaagccGGGGCCGTCTCGATGGTATTCACTGGCTGATTTTCAAGCAGCCGTCCAGTCCAAGATTGGTACCGACAAAATACCTCTCATCCTGTGCAAGGAGACCGCATTAA